In the Telopea speciosissima isolate NSW1024214 ecotype Mountain lineage chromosome 2, Tspe_v1, whole genome shotgun sequence genome, one interval contains:
- the LOC122652354 gene encoding annexin A13-like: MATNPSSSSQGFQRDCREIHDSKGQLNYLVRTLACRTQLERQQLRETYMAMYGEDLLYRLQKMTQVTNQNNEIYELLSLWMLEQCERDTIVANDAIELRETNYKVLIEIYVGRKSSHIHLVKQAYQAKFKRQLEQDIISSEPPNSYQKILIALSTSHKSHHADVSQHVAKCDARRFYETGEGRIGAMEESVVLEILSKRSIPQLRLTFSCYKHIYGHSYTKSLKKEISGEFEDALRVVVECMCCPPPYYAKTLFASINGSKTDKSTLAHVIVSRAEIDMDEIKVIFKKKYGIELKDAISENVPSGNYRDFLVALVTR; the protein is encoded by the exons ATGGCAACCAATCCAAGTTCTTCAAGCCAAGGCTTCCAGAGAGACTGTCGTGAGATTCACGATTCAAAGGGACAACTAAATTATTTGGTACGTACCTTGGCTTGCCGAACGCAGCTTGAAAGACAACAACTGAGAGAAACTTACATGGCCATGTATGGTGAAGACCTATTATATCGTCTCCAGAAGATGACTCAAGTGACCAACCAAAATAATGAG ATATATGAACTCTTGTCCCTGTGGATGCTTGAGCAATGTGAGCGTGATACTATTGTGGCCAATGATGCAATTGAGCTTAGAGAAACCAATTACAAGGTACTCATTGAAATATATGTGGGTCGGAAATCAAGTCATATTCACCTTGTCAAACAAGCTTATCAAGCTAAGTTTAAGAGGCAGTTGGAACAAGATATCATCAGCTCTGAGCCCCCTAACTCTTATCAGAAG ATTCTGATTGCATTGTCTACATCGCATAAGTCACATCACGCAGATGTTAGTCAGCATGTGGCCAAGTGTGATGCCAGAAGGTTCTATGAAACAGGGGAGGGAAGGATAGGAGCCATGGAAGAATCTGTTGTGTTAGAGATACTCAGCAAGAGGAGCATTCCACAGCTCAGGCTAACATTCTCATGTTATAAGCACATTTATGGACATAGTTATACAAAG TCACTCAAGAAGGAGATCTCGGGAGAATTTGAGGACGCACTAAGAGTTGTTGTAGAGTGCATGTGCTGCCCACCTCCATACTATGCGAAG ACTTTATTTGCAAGCATCAATGGTTCCAAGACAGATAAGAGCACTTTGGCACATGTTATCGTGAGCAGAGCTGAAATAGACATGGATGAAATTAAAGTGATCTTCAAGAAAAAGTATGGCATAGAGCTGAAGGATGCCATCAGTGAGAATGTCCCAAGTGGGAATTACAGAGACTTCCTTGTGGCCTTAGTTACTAGATGA
- the LOC122650755 gene encoding inactive protein RESTRICTED TEV MOVEMENT 2-like, whose amino-acid sequence MAARRGNYAGRRSYQDFDPLLEWIQEEGSDTLVLHLPGFKKEEVRLQLDRFGNLKITGERNVEENTWIRFIKNVQVPEANYDSDKLLANFESEILKVTMPKIIIPTQLQPKPTPQKSPSVSKPKLQLPSPTQNPAVITQPQMKEQEQEQEQKQKQKQKQVDGNARGKKVTGEENERYESAEECADNGSARVKDGSIARVAASGMELRGTKQMIVNVIVDALVVLALLMYLKYSLASSKRATCD is encoded by the exons atGGCAGCAAGGCGCGGAAATTATGCTGGCCGTCGTTCATACCAAGACTTTGATCCCTTGTTGGAATGGATACAAGAGGAAGGTTCCGATACTCTTGTCCTCCACCTTCCAG GTTTTAAGAAGGAAGAAGTGAGACTTCAACTTGATCGTTTCGGAAACTTGAAGATAACTGGAGAACGAAACGTCGAAGAAAACACATGGATCCGTTTCATAAAAAATGTTCAGGTTCCGGAGGCCAACTATGACAGCGACAAACTTCTTGCAAACTTTGAGAGCGAAATACTTAAAGTCACAATGCCCAAGATAATCATTCCAACCCAACTCCAACCTAAACCAACCCCACAAAAATCACCCAGTGTTAGCAAACCAAAGCTCCAATTACCATCACCAACCCAAAACCCAGCAGTTATAACTCAACCACAAATGAAGGAACAGGAACAGGAACaggaacagaaacagaaacagaaacagaaacaggTTGACGGGAATGCTAGAGGCAAAAAGGTTACCGGCGAAGAAAACGAAAGATATGAATCGGCGGAGGAATGTGCCGATAATGGTTCTGCAAGAGTGAAGGATGGCTCAATCGCAAGAGTAGCGGCCTCTGGTATGGAGTTGCGTGGGACTAAACAAATGATTGTGAACGTAATTGTTGATGCCTTGGTGGTGTTGGCACTACTGATGTATTTGAAATATAGTCTAGCCTCCTCTAAAAGAGCCACATGCGACTAA